A stretch of Clostridia bacterium DNA encodes these proteins:
- a CDS encoding S1C family serine protease — translation MEKEKEALKKISVKLIIFQSVLILILLISLIFLIIFNNKNNFSANDIFNKNIASVVELKAFDDEETVSYGSAVAIEDNLLITNAHVLSYKKNLVLKNFDNVQIRLATEIEYISATIKKIDYELDLAILKIDSNNLNPIKTYNKKIVTGEKIYAMGNAQNYGISIMEGIVAKNEAIVQADGKTVTAIQCDINITEGNSGGALLNKNGQLVGITTFRLKDSKNNVVYGISFAIPIGTINNFINNN, via the coding sequence ATGGAAAAAGAAAAAGAAGCTTTAAAGAAAATAAGTGTAAAATTAATAATTTTTCAATCAGTTTTGATTTTAATTTTGCTGATAAGTTTAATATTTTTAATTATATTTAATAATAAAAATAATTTTAGTGCAAACGATATTTTTAATAAAAACATTGCATCTGTAGTAGAATTAAAAGCATTCGACGATGAAGAAACCGTTTCTTACGGTTCTGCTGTTGCAATTGAAGATAATTTACTTATAACTAACGCACATGTTTTATCTTACAAGAAAAATTTGGTATTAAAAAATTTTGATAATGTTCAAATTAGATTGGCAACAGAAATAGAATATATAAGTGCAACAATAAAAAAAATTGATTATGAGTTAGATTTAGCAATTTTAAAAATTGATAGTAATAATTTAAACCCTATAAAAACTTACAATAAAAAAATTGTTACGGGCGAAAAAATATATGCTATGGGAAATGCTCAAAATTATGGAATTTCTATAATGGAAGGTATTGTTGCAAAAAATGAGGCCATAGTTCAAGCAGATGGCAAAACTGTCACTGCTATTCAATGTGACATTAATATAACCGAAGGAAATAGTGGAGGGGCACTTTTAAATAAAAATGGTCAATTAGTTGGAATTACAACTTTTAGACTTAAAGATTCTAAAAACAATGTTGTATATGGCATAAGCTTTGCAATACCCATAGGAACTATAAATAACTTTATAAACAATAATTAG
- a CDS encoding DUF4258 domain-containing protein, producing the protein MKLLKNKNLITSIVACLLLVVTTGYFMGTEFIKSKQQINIETRTIVTTINYDALIETFDTYEYTQTEEKITLEAEKRIAIDFSEFDNLSTATSDETTNVHYSYEYDIVRNLIYLTVTFTELEEIVSSDTLIGKAFFDENGNLDAYFDVDGELFLMSEMAELSSIQNLGWFKNIIKKVAVAVVSVVVVSTVAAVVVATAGAGMAAVVAAGAIAGAVTGGVAGALISYSEYGEVKWEWVAGGVAIGGAIGALTGWAVGSIAGAGSTTAAEATKQVLPKIGDTFGKYGTYVNNPGIKINWAKTTAHGAQRMAERGVSKSLAESIITTGKVFMQNGGEKFLYLTKSGAVVLTKAGEIVTAYTAAEFSDDLIELLKLIGVL; encoded by the coding sequence ATGAAATTATTAAAAAATAAAAATTTAATTACTTCAATAGTTGCCTGTTTACTTCTTGTCGTCACAACTGGATATTTTATGGGCACAGAATTTATAAAATCAAAGCAGCAGATTAATATTGAAACAAGAACCATTGTTACAACAATAAATTACGATGCATTGATAGAAACTTTTGATACTTATGAATATACACAAACTGAAGAAAAGATAACACTTGAAGCTGAAAAAAGAATTGCTATAGATTTTTCAGAGTTTGACAACTTAAGCACAGCAACTTCTGACGAAACAACCAATGTTCATTATTCTTATGAATATGATATCGTTAGAAATTTAATATACTTAACCGTCACATTTACAGAACTTGAAGAAATAGTATCTAGTGACACATTAATTGGAAAAGCCTTCTTTGATGAAAATGGAAATTTGGACGCATATTTTGATGTTGATGGCGAGCTATTCTTAATGAGCGAAATGGCTGAATTATCGTCTATTCAAAACCTTGGCTGGTTTAAAAACATTATTAAAAAAGTAGCAGTTGCTGTGGTATCAGTTGTTGTGGTATCTACTGTTGCCGCAGTTGTTGTTGCAACTGCAGGTGCAGGTATGGCAGCAGTTGTTGCAGCAGGCGCAATTGCAGGTGCAGTTACTGGTGGTGTTGCGGGAGCATTAATTTCATACTCAGAGTACGGTGAGGTTAAATGGGAATGGGTTGCTGGCGGAGTTGCAATTGGTGGTGCTATTGGAGCATTAACTGGTTGGGCCGTAGGTTCAATTGCAGGAGCTGGATCTACAACTGCAGCTGAAGCAACAAAACAAGTATTACCAAAAATTGGTGACACTTTTGGAAAGTATGGTACATATGTTAATAATCCGGGGATAAAAATAAATTGGGCAAAAACAACCGCACATGGTGCACAAAGAATGGCAGAGCGTGGTGTATCTAAATCATTAGCAGAGAGTATTATAACTACTGGTAAAGTTTTCATGCAAAATGGAGGCGAAAAATTTTTATACTTGACAAAATCTGGCGCAGTGGTATTAACAAAAGCTGGGGAAATAGTTACAGCATATACAGCTGCAGAATTTAGTGATGATTTAATTGAGTTATTGAAATTAATTGGCGTACTCTAA
- a CDS encoding DUF1871 family protein yields MELSVISRIINEWDPIDLFPAAPKDEYDGEINKISSFITNNKIITSLKLANIIHDVFIESFGENIFKSSIDECLNVANKLLSNMNK; encoded by the coding sequence ATGGAGTTAAGTGTAATTAGTAGAATAATTAATGAGTGGGATCCAATAGATTTATTTCCTGCAGCACCAAAAGATGAATATGACGGAGAAATCAACAAAATATCAAGTTTCATTACAAATAATAAAATTATCACTTCGCTTAAATTAGCAAATATAATCCATGATGTTTTTATAGAGTCTTTTGGAGAAAATATATTTAAATCCAGCATTGATGAATGTTTAAATGTTGCAAATAAGTTGTTAAGCAACATGAATAAATAA